In the genome of Hyphomonas sp. Mor2, one region contains:
- a CDS encoding class I SAM-dependent methyltransferase, whose amino-acid sequence MGVLKNALKTAGRARYTAAQGLRAAWYGGQYALARRQSAGFNRPGEPVFKPENKPDTAALRSAYFDLFRQDRANVEAGVYPDPVRHDMRLRDAPKSVRRARAFLQDVSEVDRRRLDRDGTEVRAHDAADPKRFPTYYRQNFHYQTDGWLSEDSAEIYDHQVEALFTGAADAMRRAALAELVREVRGRDQRHTKVLDLACGTGRFMAQTLRALPRLKLTGVDLSPPYAQAARKAIRRWPQADVVEGMAEALPFEDEQFDHLISIYLFHELPPRIRPKVIAEAARVLKPGGAFIIADSLQFGDDDGLDGFLEYFPEGFHEPYYKGYLKWAFDPPMSETGFVSERLNLAFLTKVRVWRKQG is encoded by the coding sequence ATGGGAGTATTGAAAAACGCCTTGAAAACCGCCGGTCGCGCCAGATACACCGCAGCGCAAGGGCTGCGCGCGGCCTGGTATGGCGGTCAATACGCCCTCGCACGGCGACAGTCGGCCGGGTTCAATCGGCCTGGGGAGCCCGTTTTCAAGCCCGAGAACAAGCCGGACACGGCGGCGCTGCGATCTGCCTATTTCGACCTGTTTCGTCAGGACCGGGCAAATGTCGAAGCGGGAGTGTACCCTGATCCGGTCCGTCACGATATGCGCTTGCGCGACGCGCCCAAATCCGTGCGCCGGGCGCGGGCATTCTTGCAGGATGTCAGCGAGGTCGACCGTCGCCGCCTGGATCGAGATGGAACGGAGGTACGCGCCCATGATGCCGCCGATCCGAAACGGTTCCCGACCTATTATCGGCAGAACTTTCATTATCAGACCGATGGCTGGCTGAGCGAAGACAGCGCCGAGATCTATGATCATCAGGTCGAAGCGCTGTTTACCGGGGCCGCAGATGCCATGCGCCGTGCGGCGTTGGCGGAGCTGGTGCGCGAGGTGCGTGGTCGCGATCAACGGCACACGAAAGTCCTTGATCTGGCCTGCGGAACTGGCCGGTTCATGGCGCAGACGCTGCGGGCCTTGCCGCGCCTGAAGCTGACGGGCGTGGATCTCTCACCACCTTACGCGCAAGCGGCGCGCAAAGCGATCCGGCGCTGGCCTCAAGCTGACGTCGTTGAAGGTATGGCGGAAGCCTTGCCGTTCGAGGACGAGCAGTTCGATCACCTGATCTCGATCTATCTGTTCCACGAATTGCCTCCCCGCATTCGCCCGAAAGTCATTGCCGAAGCCGCCCGCGTGCTCAAACCAGGTGGAGCCTTCATCATCGCGGACAGTTTGCAATTCGGCGATGATGACGGCCTGGATGGGTTCCTGGAATACTTCCCGGAAGGCTTCCATGAGCCTTATTACAAAGGCTACCTGAAATGGGCCTTTGACCCGCCCATGTCGGAGACTGGATTTGTTTCCGAACGACTCAATCTCGCCTTCCTGACCAAGGTCCGGGTCTGGCGAAAACAAGGATAG
- a CDS encoding ribokinase, which yields MSVTIGVVGSVNLDLVASGAPLPQAGETVTGARFAQHPGGKGANQALAARRLGAEVHMIGCVGDDALAEAALTLLRRDGVDVSNVMSELGTATGVALIAVSPDGENQITVASGANSRVGPSDVAGLPKCDVILTQLEVPVTAVEAASRVAAETGALMAINLAPAMGVPPQLLKDADLLIVNEIEAEFYGDALHERGGLVALTLGGNGAALFKMGKEIARTSAFDVEVVDTTGAGDTFCGALAVALAEGQVPEQALRFASAAAALAVTRAGAQPSLPKREQVEALLTEH from the coding sequence ATGAGTGTCACGATCGGCGTTGTCGGGTCGGTTAATCTGGACCTGGTCGCAAGCGGCGCGCCATTGCCGCAAGCCGGCGAGACGGTCACCGGCGCGCGATTCGCGCAACATCCTGGCGGCAAGGGGGCCAATCAGGCGCTGGCCGCGCGGCGGCTTGGCGCTGAAGTGCATATGATCGGCTGTGTTGGGGATGATGCCCTCGCAGAGGCAGCCCTGACCCTGCTTCGCCGTGATGGCGTCGATGTCTCGAATGTGATGAGCGAGCTGGGCACAGCGACCGGAGTGGCCCTGATCGCGGTATCTCCAGACGGAGAAAACCAGATCACTGTAGCAAGTGGTGCCAATAGCAGGGTTGGGCCGAGCGACGTTGCGGGCTTGCCCAAATGCGATGTCATTCTGACTCAGCTCGAAGTGCCGGTCACGGCGGTCGAAGCGGCCAGCCGGGTTGCGGCCGAGACGGGGGCCTTGATGGCAATCAATCTCGCGCCCGCCATGGGCGTGCCGCCGCAATTGCTGAAGGATGCGGACCTGCTGATCGTCAATGAAATCGAAGCAGAGTTTTACGGCGATGCCTTGCACGAGCGCGGGGGGCTGGTGGCATTGACACTGGGCGGGAACGGAGCCGCTCTGTTCAAGATGGGCAAGGAGATCGCACGGACATCCGCCTTCGATGTCGAGGTAGTCGACACAACCGGTGCGGGCGACACGTTCTGCGGCGCCCTGGCGGTGGCGTTGGCGGAAGGACAAGTGCCCGAACAGGCGCTGCGTTTTGCGTCAGCAGCTGCGGCTCTCGCGGTGACGCGTGCGGGCGCCCAGCCGAGCTTGCCAAAGCGCGAACAGGTCGAAGCCTTGCTGACGGAGCATTGA
- a CDS encoding HNH endonuclease, whose amino-acid sequence MGRFLDYRWRQCVLLLELGRCDQVGTAPAGAEGLMAQPFNLPRSSPIETLWTAQSGLCALCEKPMLRNRFEAPHARIWAKHRATVDHIIPRSKGGSDALENLQLAHARCNKIKGNKL is encoded by the coding sequence ATGGGGCGTTTTCTCGATTATCGTTGGCGTCAGTGTGTTCTGCTTCTTGAACTGGGCCGTTGCGACCAAGTCGGCACCGCACCCGCTGGAGCGGAAGGACTGATGGCTCAGCCCTTCAATCTGCCGAGGTCCAGCCCGATAGAAACGCTCTGGACCGCCCAGTCCGGCCTCTGCGCCTTGTGCGAGAAGCCGATGCTGCGAAATCGGTTCGAGGCGCCCCATGCGCGCATCTGGGCGAAACATCGCGCCACGGTGGATCACATCATTCCGCGCTCGAAGGGGGGATCAGACGCGCTTGAAAACCTGCAGCTGGCGCACGCACGCTGCAACAAGATCAAGGGCAACAAACTCTAA
- a CDS encoding PilZ domain-containing protein, with translation MSAALLKPQSPASSLRTKPDRRRHKRVELSLNGRFLHDGADHTFLTANVSCGGAIVQARAIPEVGAPVVCYFDDLGRVSGEVVRHTDDGFAVTFKASDHKKDKLSDRLIWLLNHKKYNLSDERSAPRKAGGGPALVTRANGTKLQCRVIDISLTGAAFEFDGPVPVVGELVRVGTLRGEVVRAVSGEFAIRFLHQKKA, from the coding sequence ATGAGTGCAGCACTGCTAAAACCTCAAAGCCCAGCCTCGTCGCTTCGGACCAAGCCGGACCGTCGTCGCCACAAGCGCGTCGAGCTCAGCCTGAATGGCCGCTTCCTGCATGATGGCGCCGATCATACTTTTCTGACCGCCAATGTGTCTTGCGGCGGCGCGATTGTTCAGGCGCGGGCCATCCCTGAAGTCGGGGCTCCGGTCGTCTGTTATTTCGATGATCTCGGCCGCGTCTCTGGTGAAGTCGTCCGGCATACCGATGATGGCTTTGCGGTGACGTTCAAAGCCTCCGATCACAAGAAGGACAAGCTGTCCGACCGCCTGATCTGGTTGCTCAATCACAAGAAATACAATCTTTCCGATGAGCGCTCTGCGCCGCGCAAGGCCGGGGGTGGCCCGGCTCTGGTGACGCGCGCGAACGGCACCAAGCTGCAATGTCGGGTGATCGATATTTCACTGACCGGCGCGGCCTTCGAATTTGATGGACCTGTGCCCGTCGTCGGCGAACTGGTGCGCGTCGGCACGCTGCGCGGCGAAGTTGTGCGCGCGGTGAGCGGCGAGTTTGCCATTCGGTTCCTGCACCAGAAGAAAGCCTGA
- a CDS encoding YggT family protein, protein MRDLFWALHSYFLAPVLTIFFFALLVYVILGWLMIGGVVDNRNPTVRSIYGFLFSIIEPVARPIRRFIPPIGGLDLSILVVALAIPFLRDWLIPRIILVIPA, encoded by the coding sequence TTGAGAGACCTCTTCTGGGCCCTGCACAGCTATTTCCTAGCGCCCGTCCTGACGATCTTTTTCTTTGCCTTGCTGGTCTATGTCATCCTGGGATGGCTGATGATTGGCGGTGTGGTCGATAATCGCAATCCGACGGTGCGGTCGATTTATGGCTTCCTGTTCTCCATAATTGAGCCCGTGGCCCGGCCGATCCGGCGGTTTATTCCACCGATTGGCGGACTGGACCTGTCCATCCTCGTCGTCGCGCTGGCCATTCCTTTCCTGCGCGACTGGCTCATACCCCGTATCATTCTGGTCATCCCGGCCTAG
- a CDS encoding Na+/H+ antiporter NhaC family protein, whose translation MEWLTITPPIVAIIVAVWTRNVFWALGLAIWLSETIIAGFNPFMGALGGIDRAVGVFDSPYNTRVLLFCLIIGALIVYMHRSGGISAMVERLQNSGFASTPRRASLVTAICGVLIFVETNISLLTTGILGRPLFDKLKISRERLAYIIDSTCAPVSVLILFNGWGAYLLGLLNESGVDGATGVLMATIGLNFYAWITLLVVFFTVFSNRTFGPMAAVEQAGSKTVASSGTGMFNEAPAPASKAIYMALPLLVMIGGTIAFMLWTGNGDIREGSGAQAILWAVILGTVVAFFCLAHSRRAKGELLDIGFKGMGDLLPAVTMIYMALVLGASLNAVGMRDFIASMASSFPAPWTIPAILFVAAGITSFTAGTSWGTYGILVPVAVPLAIGAGVPLPLAVAAVMGGGVFGDHCSPISDTTIIASLASGCDHMEHVRTQLPYALFGGILATGLYLMAGLAA comes from the coding sequence ATGGAATGGCTGACGATCACGCCGCCCATAGTCGCGATCATTGTCGCGGTCTGGACGCGTAATGTGTTCTGGGCCCTCGGATTGGCCATCTGGCTCAGCGAGACCATCATTGCCGGCTTCAATCCATTCATGGGTGCTCTGGGCGGGATCGATCGGGCTGTGGGTGTTTTCGACAGTCCGTACAATACCCGCGTCCTGCTCTTCTGCCTGATCATCGGCGCATTGATCGTCTATATGCACCGCTCCGGCGGGATCAGTGCCATGGTCGAGCGGTTGCAGAATTCAGGTTTCGCCTCAACGCCGCGCCGCGCCAGTCTGGTCACTGCGATTTGCGGCGTGCTGATTTTCGTCGAAACCAATATCAGCCTGCTGACCACCGGGATTCTCGGGCGGCCACTTTTTGACAAGCTGAAAATTAGCCGGGAGCGGCTTGCCTATATTATCGATTCAACCTGTGCGCCCGTCAGCGTGCTGATCCTGTTCAATGGCTGGGGCGCCTATCTGCTCGGCCTGCTGAACGAGAGTGGCGTGGATGGGGCGACGGGCGTGCTGATGGCCACGATCGGCTTGAACTTCTATGCCTGGATCACCTTGCTGGTGGTCTTCTTTACCGTGTTCTCAAACCGTACTTTCGGGCCCATGGCTGCGGTCGAGCAGGCCGGGTCGAAGACCGTCGCTTCGTCCGGGACGGGCATGTTCAATGAAGCCCCTGCGCCCGCCTCGAAAGCGATCTATATGGCGCTGCCTCTTCTCGTCATGATTGGCGGAACCATTGCCTTCATGCTGTGGACCGGAAATGGCGATATTCGCGAAGGCTCTGGTGCGCAGGCCATTCTTTGGGCGGTGATCCTGGGCACGGTCGTCGCCTTCTTCTGTCTCGCTCACTCTCGCCGCGCCAAGGGTGAGTTGCTGGACATCGGGTTCAAGGGGATGGGTGATCTGCTGCCGGCCGTGACCATGATCTACATGGCGCTGGTGCTCGGTGCGAGCCTCAATGCGGTCGGCATGCGCGATTTTATTGCCAGCATGGCATCGAGTTTCCCGGCGCCCTGGACCATCCCTGCCATTCTCTTCGTCGCCGCCGGTATCACCTCCTTCACCGCAGGAACGAGCTGGGGCACATATGGTATTCTTGTGCCGGTGGCGGTGCCTCTGGCCATAGGGGCGGGCGTGCCTTTGCCGCTGGCGGTCGCCGCCGTCATGGGCGGCGGTGTCTTCGGGGACCATTGCTCGCCCATTTCCGATACCACCATCATCGCCTCGCTGGCGTCCGGCTGCGATCACATGGAGCATGTGCGCACGCAGCTGCCATACGCGCTGTTCGGCGGCATTCTGGCGACCGGATTGTACCTGATGGCAGGGCTTGCAGCTTAG
- a CDS encoding GNAT family N-acetyltransferase has protein sequence MGELPLTRIILPETRQSEIRDAVRSARGIAFDAAPSRVARLEDAEALFRLLSDPEIHGPIYNLPRPLTVETVSAMIARNLKAQAAGEGLLFLRFDETGDVLGYSEFEIWPEWGAGDLGGALRQDQQGRRSGVEGAKRTFGWMFEDLQLELIVATGALDNIRTARMLDGLGFERKGEITNTRDDGTTRQSIVWEVTRTEWRRAHPASA, from the coding sequence TTGGGCGAGCTGCCGCTGACCCGCATCATTTTGCCTGAGACACGCCAGTCCGAGATTCGAGACGCGGTGCGATCGGCGCGCGGCATCGCGTTTGACGCCGCGCCGAGCCGGGTTGCCAGGCTTGAAGATGCCGAGGCGTTGTTTCGATTACTCTCAGATCCGGAGATCCACGGCCCCATCTACAATCTGCCCCGTCCGCTTACGGTCGAAACCGTGAGCGCCATGATTGCGCGCAATTTGAAGGCGCAGGCCGCGGGTGAGGGGTTGTTATTCCTGCGCTTTGACGAAACCGGCGACGTGCTTGGTTATTCAGAGTTCGAGATCTGGCCGGAATGGGGCGCAGGGGATCTCGGTGGCGCGCTGCGGCAGGATCAACAGGGGCGCCGCTCCGGCGTCGAGGGGGCAAAGCGTACGTTTGGCTGGATGTTTGAAGACCTCCAGCTGGAGTTGATTGTGGCGACCGGCGCGCTGGACAATATTCGCACCGCGCGCATGCTGGATGGGCTCGGGTTCGAGCGCAAGGGCGAGATTACCAACACGCGCGACGACGGTACGACGCGGCAATCGATTGTCTGGGAAGTCACACGGACGGAGTGGCGTCGCGCGCATCCTGCATCGGCCTAG
- a CDS encoding SDR family oxidoreductase, producing MSDRKLMLITGASAGIGEEFAKQYAELGWDLALTARRADRLEKLARDMEEKYQVSTLVISQDLARANSVDTILKEIKEAGRHVDGVVNNAGYGLPGTFFNTKWKDQAAFMRVLYTAPVELTHKVLGGMAERGFGRIINVASLAGYTPGSNGHTLYASVKSGLIKFSESIQAEADGAGYENVHCTALCPGFTWSEFHDVNGTRESTNEMPDWMWMEAAPVVEAGIRACERGQPVVVPGAVNKGLATLSKILPEPLGRAMIGAQSKRFRSTE from the coding sequence ATGTCTGACCGTAAACTCATGCTGATCACCGGCGCTTCGGCGGGCATTGGCGAAGAATTCGCCAAGCAATACGCAGAGCTTGGCTGGGATCTGGCGCTGACCGCGCGCCGGGCCGACCGGCTGGAAAAGCTGGCGCGCGACATGGAGGAAAAGTATCAGGTCTCGACACTGGTCATCAGCCAGGATCTCGCTCGGGCGAACAGTGTCGATACGATCCTGAAGGAAATCAAGGAAGCCGGACGACACGTCGATGGGGTCGTCAACAATGCCGGTTACGGCCTGCCAGGCACATTCTTCAATACCAAATGGAAAGACCAGGCTGCCTTCATGCGTGTGTTGTATACGGCGCCCGTGGAACTGACCCACAAAGTCCTGGGCGGTATGGCCGAGCGGGGCTTTGGCCGCATCATCAATGTCGCCTCGCTGGCAGGTTATACGCCCGGTTCGAACGGTCACACCCTGTATGCCAGCGTCAAATCGGGCCTGATCAAGTTTTCCGAAAGCATCCAGGCAGAAGCCGATGGGGCTGGCTATGAGAATGTTCATTGCACCGCCTTGTGCCCGGGTTTCACCTGGTCGGAGTTTCACGATGTGAATGGCACGCGTGAGTCGACCAATGAAATGCCGGACTGGATGTGGATGGAAGCCGCACCCGTGGTCGAGGCCGGAATTCGCGCCTGCGAACGCGGTCAGCCGGTCGTCGTGCCGGGCGCCGTCAACAAGGGACTGGCGACGCTCAGCAAGATCCTGCCGGAGCCCCTGGGCCGCGCGATGATCGGGGCGCAGTCCAAGCGCTTTCGCAGTACAGAGTAG
- the cysE gene encoding serine O-acetyltransferase, giving the protein MEHNPDIGAPPPVWTRLRFEARAAAADEPTMASYIDAAILSHETICQALAFHIAEKLAGPEMGAQQVRQVFANAYDSNHTLVEAAEADMQATLDRDPACRSMLQPFLFFKGFLALQTYRVANHLWKQGRETLAFQFQSRASELFAVDIHPAARIGKGVMLDHATDITIGETAVVGDDCSLLHGVTLGGTGKEVGDRHPKIGNGVLLSVGAKVLGNIRIGDEAKVAAGSVVLKDVPEKCTVAGVPAKQVGGPCCEPARNMDQAIPEDIAK; this is encoded by the coding sequence GTGGAACATAATCCTGACATTGGCGCTCCGCCGCCGGTATGGACCCGACTCCGCTTTGAAGCGCGCGCCGCCGCCGCCGATGAGCCGACCATGGCCAGCTATATTGATGCCGCCATTCTCAGCCATGAGACGATCTGCCAGGCCCTCGCCTTCCACATTGCCGAGAAACTCGCCGGCCCCGAAATGGGCGCCCAGCAAGTGCGCCAGGTGTTCGCCAATGCCTATGACAGCAATCATACGCTCGTCGAAGCCGCGGAAGCCGATATGCAGGCTACCCTCGATCGCGACCCTGCTTGCCGCTCCATGCTGCAACCCTTTCTCTTCTTCAAGGGCTTCCTGGCCCTGCAAACCTATCGTGTCGCCAACCATTTGTGGAAACAGGGCCGTGAAACGCTGGCCTTCCAGTTCCAGTCCCGCGCCAGCGAACTGTTCGCCGTCGACATTCACCCCGCCGCCCGGATCGGCAAAGGCGTGATGCTTGACCATGCCACGGATATCACGATCGGTGAGACCGCCGTCGTCGGCGATGATTGCTCGCTGCTGCACGGCGTGACGCTTGGCGGAACCGGCAAGGAGGTCGGCGATCGCCATCCCAAGATCGGCAATGGCGTCCTATTATCGGTTGGCGCGAAAGTACTCGGCAATATCCGCATTGGCGATGAAGCCAAAGTCGCGGCCGGCTCGGTGGTGCTGAAGGATGTTCCAGAGAAATGCACCGTGGCTGGCGTGCCAGCTAAACAGGTTGGCGGCCCTTGCTGTGAACCGGCCCGCAATATGGATCAGGCGATCCCGGAAGATATCGCCAAATAG
- the folD gene encoding bifunctional methylenetetrahydrofolate dehydrogenase/methenyltetrahydrofolate cyclohydrolase FolD has protein sequence MAAEIISGKEVAADVRASVKAAVDGLPGQPTLAVVLVGEDAASQVYVRNKIRQTEECGMRSLHHHLPKDATQFEVENLISDLNNDDEVDGILLQLPLPKGLNEAAAIEKIDPDKDVDGLTETSAGRLVLGKSGMRPCTPTGCVILAKRALGEDLTGKHVVVIGRSILVGKPAALLFLAENCTISIAHSRTADLPALCREADIVVPAVGRPEMVKGDWLKPGACVIDVGINRVPAPEKGDGKTKLVGDADFDSCAAVAGSITPVPGGVGPMTIACLLRNTVLAACARRGWDVPEGL, from the coding sequence ATGGCAGCTGAAATCATTTCCGGAAAAGAGGTGGCCGCCGATGTACGTGCCAGCGTGAAAGCAGCCGTCGACGGCCTGCCCGGGCAGCCGACTCTGGCGGTCGTTCTGGTCGGCGAAGACGCGGCGAGCCAGGTCTATGTCCGCAACAAGATCCGCCAGACCGAAGAGTGCGGGATGCGTTCACTGCATCATCACCTGCCCAAGGACGCGACCCAGTTCGAGGTCGAGAACCTGATCTCGGACCTCAACAATGATGATGAAGTCGATGGAATCCTGTTGCAGTTGCCTTTGCCCAAAGGGCTGAATGAAGCTGCCGCGATCGAAAAAATCGATCCGGACAAGGATGTGGATGGTCTGACCGAAACCAGTGCTGGTCGTCTCGTGCTCGGCAAGTCCGGCATGCGCCCCTGCACGCCAACGGGCTGCGTGATCCTGGCCAAACGTGCGCTGGGCGAAGATTTGACAGGTAAGCATGTCGTCGTGATTGGGCGCTCCATCCTTGTCGGCAAACCGGCGGCGCTCCTCTTTCTGGCAGAGAACTGCACGATCTCGATCGCCCATTCGCGCACGGCCGATCTCCCCGCCCTGTGCCGGGAGGCGGACATTGTCGTGCCCGCCGTCGGGCGTCCGGAAATGGTCAAAGGCGACTGGCTGAAGCCCGGTGCTTGCGTGATTGATGTCGGCATCAACCGCGTTCCGGCGCCAGAAAAGGGCGACGGCAAGACCAAACTGGTCGGGGACGCGGATTTTGACAGCTGCGCCGCAGTGGCCGGATCCATTACGCCCGTGCCAGGCGGTGTCGGGCCAATGACGATTGCCTGCCTGCTGCGAAACACCGTACTCGCCGCTTGTGCGCGGCGCGGCTGGGATGTTCCAGAAGGATTGTGA
- a CDS encoding nucleoside hydrolase, whose translation MTCVLIDCDPGLDDAVALLAAFGGTALDVRAITTVAGNVKGPQTAENARIVREIAGLDTRIPVCAGAPRPLLRDPVTAEDFHGSTGLGDIPFPAPQHALSDQHAVNMIIETCAAAAADPVTLIVTGPMTNVALALIMTPQIADGLKEIVLMGGADREGGNITPFSEFNVFADPHAAAVVFESGLPIRCLSLDVTHGVRATPERLDMIGAIETDQAQVAAQFLEASCKLEFSANGARDAPLHDPSTIIAVTRPDLFTGRRARVEVVTEPGEQFGRTLPHFDDDGPVLWYEHADSDGVFDELGRLLGEFE comes from the coding sequence ATGACTTGCGTACTCATAGATTGTGATCCGGGACTGGATGATGCGGTCGCCTTGTTGGCGGCTTTTGGCGGGACAGCGCTGGACGTTCGCGCGATTACGACGGTGGCGGGAAACGTCAAAGGACCGCAGACCGCAGAGAATGCCCGCATCGTGCGTGAGATCGCTGGGCTTGATACCCGCATCCCTGTCTGTGCAGGCGCCCCGCGTCCGCTCTTGCGAGATCCGGTTACGGCGGAGGATTTTCATGGCAGCACGGGACTGGGCGATATTCCCTTTCCCGCGCCCCAGCATGCCTTATCCGACCAGCATGCGGTCAACATGATCATCGAAACCTGCGCCGCCGCCGCCGCGGATCCCGTGACCCTGATTGTCACTGGACCGATGACCAATGTGGCACTGGCCTTGATCATGACCCCTCAGATCGCGGACGGGCTCAAGGAAATCGTCCTGATGGGCGGCGCTGATCGTGAGGGCGGGAACATCACGCCTTTCTCGGAGTTCAATGTGTTCGCCGATCCGCACGCCGCGGCCGTCGTGTTCGAGTCGGGACTGCCCATCCGCTGTCTCAGCCTGGATGTGACCCATGGTGTACGCGCCACGCCTGAGCGCCTTGATATGATCGGCGCGATCGAGACCGACCAGGCGCAGGTCGCGGCGCAGTTCCTTGAGGCGTCCTGCAAGCTTGAATTCTCGGCCAATGGCGCGCGGGACGCGCCGTTGCATGACCCAAGCACGATCATCGCCGTGACCCGGCCGGATCTGTTCACCGGGCGCCGCGCTCGTGTCGAGGTCGTGACCGAACCTGGCGAACAGTTTGGACGAACCCTCCCGCACTTTGATGATGACGGCCCTGTCCTGTGGTACGAACATGCCGACAGTGATGGTGTGTTCGACGAACTTGGGCGCCTGTTGGGAGAGTTTGAATGA
- a CDS encoding 2-oxoglutarate and iron-dependent oxygenase domain-containing protein: protein MTEYFTPISFRQWPDEKAAFSEALGRSFRETGFAVISDHPIQQGVIDRAIAASKAFFELPEAVKETYHDAAGGRQRGYTPFGTENAKGNAAADQKEFWHTGRALPADSPYRATMKDTPTVPEVAEFDEATRDFYTAMDEFGAQLLRAVALHLGLPETWFDDKVESGNSILRLLHYPPQENPPPQGTVRAGAHEDINVITLLLGAEEAGLQALHRSGEWLDVNPPAGSLVINCGDMLQRLTGGVLPSTTHRVLNPAPERARFPRYSTPFFLHFNQDVLIEALPQCLEEGGKAEAPITAQDYLMERLREIGLIKT from the coding sequence ATGACTGAGTACTTTACCCCGATTTCCTTCAGGCAATGGCCTGATGAGAAAGCCGCCTTTTCCGAAGCCCTTGGACGGTCGTTCCGCGAGACCGGTTTTGCCGTGATCTCGGATCATCCAATCCAGCAGGGCGTCATCGATCGCGCCATCGCCGCTTCGAAAGCCTTCTTCGAGCTGCCTGAAGCCGTCAAAGAAACCTATCATGACGCAGCAGGCGGTCGCCAGCGCGGGTACACGCCGTTTGGCACTGAAAACGCCAAGGGCAACGCCGCCGCTGACCAGAAGGAGTTCTGGCACACCGGACGCGCCCTGCCCGCAGACAGCCCGTATCGCGCGACGATGAAAGACACACCGACGGTTCCGGAAGTGGCTGAATTCGATGAAGCGACCCGCGATTTCTACACCGCGATGGATGAGTTCGGGGCACAGCTCCTGCGCGCCGTTGCGCTGCATCTCGGCCTGCCGGAGACCTGGTTCGACGACAAGGTTGAGAGCGGGAACTCCATACTGCGACTGCTCCACTACCCGCCGCAGGAAAATCCGCCGCCGCAGGGAACTGTTCGCGCTGGAGCGCATGAAGACATCAACGTGATCACGCTTCTGCTGGGAGCCGAGGAAGCTGGCCTCCAGGCGCTGCATCGCTCTGGCGAATGGCTGGACGTGAACCCACCTGCCGGGTCGCTGGTGATCAATTGCGGAGACATGCTGCAGCGCCTGACGGGCGGCGTCCTGCCTTCGACGACGCACCGCGTCCTGAACCCGGCGCCGGAACGGGCAAGGTTCCCACGCTACTCCACCCCGTTCTTCCTGCACTTCAATCAGGATGTCCTGATCGAAGCGCTGCCACAATGCCTCGAGGAAGGCGGCAAGGCCGAAGCCCCGATTACCGCGCAGGACTATCTGATGGAACGCTTGCGGGAAATCGGCCTGATCAAGACCTAG
- a CDS encoding dienelactone hydrolase family protein, producing MTVTTRIVDYQQDGQTYEGFLAMPEGSPKGVVVVAHAWGGQSEFEQGKAELLAEWGYAAFAMDVYGKGQRGETNEECEALMTPLASNRPELQSRLSHALDVAKTEAGTDNAAAIGFCFGGLSVLDMARTNMALKGVVSFHGLFGAPDNTADKIEPKVLALHGWEDPMATPDDVMDFSKEMTAAGADWQLHAYGATMHAFTNPGANNPDFGTVYDAGADRRSFAACKDFLEEVLG from the coding sequence ATGACCGTGACCACCCGGATCGTAGATTATCAGCAAGACGGCCAGACTTATGAAGGATTCCTTGCCATGCCTGAGGGCAGCCCGAAAGGCGTGGTCGTGGTCGCGCATGCCTGGGGGGGGCAGTCCGAGTTTGAACAAGGCAAAGCTGAACTGCTGGCAGAATGGGGATACGCCGCATTCGCCATGGATGTTTACGGCAAGGGCCAGCGCGGCGAGACGAATGAAGAATGCGAAGCGCTAATGACGCCGCTCGCCAGCAACCGACCGGAACTCCAGTCTCGCCTCTCGCACGCGCTCGACGTCGCCAAGACAGAAGCGGGGACCGATAATGCAGCTGCGATCGGCTTCTGCTTTGGTGGCCTCAGCGTCCTCGACATGGCGCGAACCAACATGGCGCTGAAGGGCGTGGTCAGCTTTCACGGCCTGTTTGGGGCACCAGACAACACCGCGGACAAGATCGAGCCTAAAGTCCTGGCCCTGCACGGATGGGAAGACCCGATGGCCACGCCGGACGACGTCATGGACTTCTCAAAGGAGATGACTGCCGCAGGCGCGGACTGGCAGCTGCATGCTTATGGCGCCACAATGCACGCCTTCACCAATCCCGGGGCCAACAATCCGGATTTCGGAACCGTCTATGATGCGGGAGCTGATCGCCGCAGCTTTGCCGCGTGCAAGGACTTCCTGGAAGAAGTTCTGGGCTAA